A window of Glycine soja cultivar W05 chromosome 2, ASM419377v2, whole genome shotgun sequence genomic DNA:
agagtcctagctcaaaggtttgaagggaaccaatgagttcatctactctcatgttgcaaatgtcttgggcctcctctattgcagtgactttcatgtcaaatctcttaggcaaggatctgaggatctttctcaccagcttttcatctgtcattctctctcccaaggcagtgcaagcattggcaatttcaagaatgttcatgtggaagtcatgaatacattcttcctccttcatcttcagattttcgaattttgtagccaagagttgcaatctggacatcttcactttggaggttccttcatgagtggttttcaggatctcccatgcatctttggccactgtgcatgtgttgatcagtctgaagatattcttgtcaactccattgaatagagcattcaaagctttggagtttccaagtgccaattcgtcttcttctttagtccagtcttcttctggcttcaatccatcagtgggctttccttctgtgtccagcatcttgggatgttcccagcctttgatgacagctttccaggttctactatccagtgatttgaggaaggccaccatccttgctttccagtattcatagttggttccatccagaattggtggtctgttcactggtcctccttctttctccatgttcatcagaatttatctccctaggtctcactcagtgatttcgagtgcccgctctgataccaattgaaattctgatactggggacagatgtcgtacaggatgtcacgacatcacgcttcagaacatgcagattatctctgagtgtatgaacagattaaacaagtaaataacacaagagaattgttaacccagttcggtgcaacctcacctacatctgggggctaccaagccagggaggaaatccactaaaatagtgttagttcaaggtctaacagccactgtttacaaccttctcacctaaccactacccgtgcaacctctacctaagagccactcttagatatgagaacccctctcactccctctcaaacactctcccgtgtttacaattaaatcaaggacactccagagattgctctctgaacaaaagagatcaactctacacactagagatcaactctacacactagagatcaactctacacactcaggtccaacacttgatgttagggtaccatcaaggtggctcacaaaacactcaagtcccaaaactcacaaaataactcttcaatcccggacttggtagaaaactcgtgcagccttcatgtttatatagctgtgtgcgtatctgggctgcaacatcttgatgctggatgagatctatcattttcctgaaaatctgcacctaaagatctaaaagatacagtttgatcttttagtttttatctttaatctttaacctttaatccctgaacgaactattcaagtttgtaattcgaactttaattatcttttaattcgtttctaaagatagatcgccaaatctgttgctaactgcacattaatctgttaaagatataacagatttatgtgtccagtatttttcgggccggatgtcaggacatcgtgtccgacatcgtggatcctgcagcttcaattcttcatttgacttttatcttgccttgtgcattgtgcagctactccagtattttcgggcaggatgtcctggacattgtatccgacatcgtggatcctgcagcttcaattcttcacttgacattttatcttgccttgtgcattgtgcagcccgatcttattccttgacataacgttggacatcatgtgcagcaactccagctttccttcattgtctaagtgcttatgttttaacaaaatcttagccaatcttttaaaactcagtagagctaagcactaacagaaATTCATGGTGGAAGGGCATTTAGCCATTGTTTCGGGGGAAGAAGATGTTCTGGTGAGCTGCCCCttctctatgccatatgtggaagccgcagaagagtCATTGGAAACGACTTTCCAGTCCTTTGAGGTGGTAAGTAATGCTTCCATAGAATCCCTCCCAATGCAGTCCCACATGTCTGGCATGACaatgatggtggcccgggtAATGTTAGGGCATGGCTATGAGCCTAGAATGGGTTTGGGCAAGAATAATGATGGCATGGCCGGCCTAGTAGACATCAAGGGAAACCACGGGAGATtcgggttaggctataaactcACGCGAACTGATGTGAGGAAAAGCATATTGGAAAGGAGGAACAAGGGCTAGGGCCCGCAGCCAATACCACAAGCAAGAGAGGTCCCATCGTGCCACATCAGTAGAAGCTTCGTGAGCGCAGGCTTAAGACACAAAGAGCAAGTCGTCGTGATATGCGACGAAGCCCCTCAAAGGCGACCGGACTTGGTGTAGCCATGCCTTCTCGATTTCCAGCTAGGGAACTGACAAGTGGTGTAGTGACCCGAAGTTTACATGATGGACATAATGTAACTTTTTAGTTTTAACCCTACGGCTGGGCCTAGGCTCTAGGGTTTTTTTCTCCttgttaaggcattatgtcttttgATCTCAAagattataatataaagatctttcttcatctgttcttgcgccTTCACCCATTCTCatttatttgcatgtttatttctgttGCGTTTAAATGATACAGATCTGATGACGAGTCTtgtgaaggtactaataccgagGACCCAACCATCGATTTTGAGCAAGAAGCAAGTCGAGCGGAggatgaggaagatgaagaTATAGGGTTTTTCCAAGAGCTAGAAAGGATAATCACTCAGGAAGACCGAGAGATGAAGTTGcaccaagaagaaacagagATTGTAAACCTAGGTGTTGGCGATGGAAGGAAAGAAGTAAAGATGGGTACGCATATGACCACACCTATCCGTGATGAATTAGTGGCTCTACTATGGGACTACCAAGACgtctttgcttggtcgtaccaagacatgcctGGTTTGAGCCGCGACATTGCGCAACATAGGTTGCTTTTGAATCCCGGTTGTTCCTTGGTGAAACAAAAGCTAAGAAGGATAAAGCCCGAGATGTATTTGAAAATCAAAGAGGAAGTGAAAAAGCAATTTGATGCTGGCTTCTTGGAAGTGGCTCGAAAGCttgagtgggtggccaacattgtgccagtccctaagaaagatgggaatatgcgaatgtgtgtggactATCGGGACCTAAACTGAGCCAGTCCCAAGGATAACTTTCCTTTGCCGCACATCGACATCCTTGTGGACAACACAGCCagtttcgctttgttttccttcatggatggtttctcgggcaacaatcaaataaagatggcacccgaggaCATGGAGAAGACTATGTTCATCACCTTGTGGGGAACATCatgttataaggtgatgtcttTTGGACTCAAAAACCCCGAGGCAACCTATCAACGagctatggtagctttgttccatgacatgatgcacaaagagattgaagtctacgtagatgacatgatcgcCAAGTCCAAAACTGAAGAACATCTCGTCAACTTGCGAAAGTTGTTTGAGAGACTATGGAAGTACCagttaaggttgaaccccgccaagtgcaccttcggggtcaagtcagGAAAATTACTAGGCTTCatcgtaagtcaaaaggggatGGAGGTGGACCCCAAAAAGGTaaaagccatccttgaaatgctgGAGCCATGCATTGAAAAGCAAGTCTGAGGTTTCTTGGGGTGTTTGAACTACATTGCAAGGTTCATATCGTAGCTCACAGCTACCTGCGAGCTGCTCTTCAAGCTCTTGCACAAGAACCAGTCCATTCGTTGGAACGATgattgtcaagaggcatttggaaggatcaaacagtgcCTTATGAACCCTACGGtacttatgccaccagtacctgggaGACCTCTCATCCTTTACATGACGGTGTTGGATGAGTCGATGGGGtgaatgctggggcaacacgATGACTCTGAAAAAAGAGAACGGGTTGTCTACtacttaagtaaaaaagttcacgacctgtgagatgaactactctTTGTTGGAAAAAACATGTTGTGCCATGGTATGGGTGTCCCATCATCTAAGGCTGTACATGTTGAGCCATGCCACCTGGttggtatccaagatggacccgatcaagtacatctttgagaagcccgCTCTCACAGGGCGGATCGCTCAgtggcaggttttgctatccgagttcgacATGttctatgtcacccaaaaggtgaTAAAGGGAAGTACCTTGGCGGACTATTTGGCTCAACGGCTTCTCAATGATTACCAAACCATGCATcctgagttcccggatgaggacattatggccttattcaaagagaagttAGAAGATAAGGACATGGACAAATGGGTCGTGTGGTTCGACGAAGTGTCTAACGCCCTAGGCCATGGGGTTGGGGCAGCCTTGGTCTCTCCTGACAAACAACGCATACCCTTCATGGCCAAATTAGGttttgactgcaccaacaacatggccgagaGTGAGGCATGCACCCTCGGGATCCAAGCAGCAATTGACTTCAACGTCAAACTGCTCAAGGTGTACGGAGACTCAGCCTTGGTGATTCACTAGCttagaggagaatgggaaactagggatcataAGTTGATACCTTACTAGAATTACATCAAGAAGTTGGTTGAGTTCTTCGATGAGATCTCTTTCCACCACGTTCCctgagaggaaaatcaaatggtcgatgcgcttgccactttagcgtccatgttccagctgacTCCGAACGGAGACTTACCGTACATTGAGTTTAGATGTCACGACATGCCCGCACATTGTTGTCTGATAGAAGAAGAACAGGATGGTAAACCTCGGTATTTCGGCATCAAGCGATACGTCGAAAGCAAGGAATACCCACCGGAGGCTTCCGACAACAACAAGAGAATGTTAAGGAGATTGGAAGCCAGTTTCTTTGTGAGTGGAAACATACTGTacaaaagaaaccatgacatggttttaCTCTGATGCGTGGATACTAAGGAGGCTGAGCGAATGCTAGTGGAAGTCCACGAAGGTTCCTTTGGAACACACGTTAATGGGCACGCCATGGCTAGAAAGATTTTCAGGGCGggctattattggctcaccatggagagcgattgttgCCACCACGTGACAAAGTGTCATAAGTGCCAGACGTTTGCGGACAACGTCAATGCTCCACCCATGTCTCTGAAGATTTTGGCAGTGCcatggcctttctccatgtggggaatagatgttaTTCGGGCCATTGAGCTCAAGGCTTTAAATGGACATCGCTTCATTTAGGTTGCGATCGACTACTTAACCAAGTGGGTTGAAGCCGCCTCATACTCCAACGTCACGAGGAGCGTGCTAGTCAGGTTCATCAAAAGGGAGATAATCTGTTGGTATGggttgccaaggaagattattaCAGACAAtgccaccaatctgaataacaaaatgatgaaggaaatgtgcgaggactttaagatccaacaccataattccaccacttacaggcccaagatgaatggggcagtAAAAGCGGCCaacaagaatatcaaaaagattattcagaagatgaccatGTCATATAAGGATTGGCATGAAATGCTTTTGTGTTGCATGGTTATCGAACCTCGATACACACGTCAACCGGGGCAACACCGTTTTCATTGGTGTACGAAATGGAAGTCGTGCTACCATTTGAGGTTGAAGTcccttctttgaggatcctgGTGGAGTCCGGGTTGAAAGAATCGGAGTCGGCCCAACCACGCTTTGATCAACTCAATCTTATAGAAGGCAAGCGACTGGCAGCTATGAGCCACGGGCGTCTGTACCAGAGATGGGTAAAGAACactttcgacaagaaggtacgcccgcacAAATTCAACGAGGGAGACCTGGTGCTGAAGAAGGTATCCCAAGCCCTAAAGGACAATAGGGGAAAATGGGCTCCCAACTATGAAGGGTCATTCATCATAAATAAGGCCttctccggaggagccctggtgctcgCCAACATGGATGATGAGGAGTTGCCTTCACTTGTGAACGccgatgtcgtcaagcgatactacgcttaacACTTGTGGTTCCCCCTAGAGTTTCTTGTCCTTTGTAAACTTTGGTCGCAACATCTAATGAACGTCGGATTGATGATTCGTTTTTCAACCCTCATGTTGTGTCTATTATTGCTTTAAGATGTGTATTCTTTTGATGGTCCAAGCCTTTTCGCTCAACCCATAGGGGTGCCGCAAGTGCttaagtaaaattgaatatGATAGACTTTTGTTTAAAGTTATTGCGATTGAACTGCTCATGCatacacatgcacatgcatatttttATCCTATGAATCAAAGGACAAGAAGGAATTTGTTTCAAGCAATGGTCAATACCGCGTCGAATGTAAGACAAAGAGAAACCAAGGTAAGTGGTAGCGTAGTCGTGTTTTATTGCGTGGTGCCATTTCCAGCTTTCAGAGACTTAGGGACGGGTACAAGTAGATGCTAGGCCCGTGGTCAGCAGATCATTATCTCACGTccggctcaagacgttaaagaagcgctactgggaggcaacctagtatcctttaaagtTTCTGCTTGTTGTTTATTCATCTATTTTTCTAAAGTTATAGTTGAATATGCCTAGTTTATTCTTACTCGTAGAATTAGAATAAAAACAAGTGCCAACCCAGAGGTTAAACACAATTTTGCAAAGAatttttgcaacaaaaaaaatgcacaggGTGAGCTCGCCTATGCGAGCACCCCCtgcatgaaaaatataaaaagggggCTGGGGTGAAGCTTCATTCACCCCAAAACTCCCCCCTCACTCAAAAAACATTGCACCTATGAGATTTGTTGCTTTTTTTGGTCCCTAAACCACTATTGTCCATGTTTTTTGGTTCCATTTGGTACTCCTACTCATTCTAATAAGTAAGTACCTCATGCTTTGgctctctagctttccattggtaTATTTTGATGCTTCATTTGCCCGTTTATGCTCAAAACTGTGAGGCACTTTATCTTTGAATTGATGCTTGTTTTGGTTGAGTTGGAAGGTTATGGGcaatggccttaggcctaagtTGTATTCTGAAAAGTTTGGGCATTCCACATTGCCCCTGTTCCcttgctattcatgcctaaacatgcgcccaccaagtgcttgTTGAAATGtctcaatggcatttgcgcatgatTTTGTGAGGAATAACCTATGGAACAATTTGGTATGCGAATGTTTGCCATTATGGAGTATGTAGGCGGTTTCCATGAGGACTAGAGTGATAccttaggcctaggaaccaaggCTTATTTTTTGGATGCAAGAAAATACAAGAGTGAGTGCTTATTAGGTGAAGCTTACCTTTTAGGCCAAAACAATCAACTTTGGGCTGCACCATGATGTTGGCCGTGCACCTAGAGGTTGGAAATGATTGTTCGTCATGTGCTTGTAGGTGTAGGATAGGTAGCTCGAATAacttaggtagcaaaaatgcctTTGTTAATtgtaggtagcaaaatactttctttgaaaataattgaatgtatgtatatattgCGTGTTAGGTGGCAAAAATGCcttataaaatgtatatattgcATGATAGTTAGCCAAAATACCTCGTGGATTTAATTAACTCAGGTAGCAAAGATACCCTGTTAATTTAAGTAATTTAGATGCTTTATGGGTTTTAGTTAAGATAGGTAACAAAATGCCTCATCAAATGTAAATATTTTGCAAAGAAAATACCTCACTAAATGTATATGTTTTGCATGTTGGGTAGCAACATACCTTGCCAATTTAATTAAGATGCCTTGTTAATCTAATTAATTTAGGTAATAAAGTACCTTGTTAAGTTagataggtagcaaaaatgcctCCTAAAACATAAATGTTGCACGTTGGGTAGCAAAAGGCCTTATTGATGTAATTAGCAAAATGCCTTGCCAATAGGTAGCGAAAATGCCTTGAATATACATATATGGGTTGCTCTAGATTCACTTCCAGAAAGAGTCGTAGGCCATTGTTACTAGACTTTGCTTGTAAAATGGCAATTCCCtataaactaactttccaaatgtttgtttttgcaGGAGATGGCTCTGAAGAAGCTTTCCACGAAGAGGTCCAGAAAGGACGCTACTGGAGAAAGCTCCAGCGCTACCCCGGGTTTTGACCGGCACCGATTTCGGAGTGCCAAGCATCAGcaacgcttcgaggccatcaggggatggtcattccacaaAGAGAGGTGGGTCCAGCTTAGGGAGGACGAGTGCCCTGATTTCTAGGAAGAGGTAACTCGCAGGTGTTGGGCACCACTTATGACCCCCATGGCTAAATTTGACCCGGAGATAGTCATGGAATTCTATGCCAATGCCTGGCCCACCGAGGAGGGGGTTTGGGATATGCGCTCGTGGGTGAGGGGTCAAGGAATCCCCTTCGATGCAGACGCCCTCAGCCAATTCTCGGACCACCCGCTGATCTTGGAGGAAGGCCAACAATGTGAATACGACCAGAGGAGGAATTAGGCTTCCGGCTTGGACGAGGAGGCTATTGCTCAGCTGTTgtgcataccggggcaggattttggcCAGACCGCTGCAAGAAAAtgggtgtggatcatgcgcaccaatatgaACACcttgactcagatatggatgacgctGCTGCTCAGCAAAATTCTACCTAGCGACCACaactccgacctccccctgccgaagtgtcagctggtgtatgctaTCCTGACATGGATGAGcgttcatgtggctcagttaattgCTGACACCATCTATCTGTTTACAGGAATGGCGCCTATGAGGCACCTtttggacccggagaagtccaacagggccctggggttccCAGCTCTAATCATGGGCCTTTGCCAGTTTTACGGGGTGCCTGTCACTCC
This region includes:
- the LOC114375564 gene encoding uncharacterized protein LOC114375564, which codes for MVWVSHHLRLYMLSHATWLVSKMDPIKYIFEKPALTGRIAQWQVLLSEFDMFYVTQKVIKGSTLADYLAQRLLNDYQTMHPEFPDEDIMALFKEKLEDKDMDKWVVWFDEVSNALGHGVGAALVSPDKQRIPFMAKLGFDCTNNMAESEACTLGIQAAIDFNVKLLKVYGDSALVIH